The DNA segment CTGCATATAGACTTAGTTTTACAGCTGTGCATTGTTCAATGCTTAAAGATTATATGGTTGACCTTCGAAAATTTTGATAAGAATGATTAGTAATTCAATTGTTCGTCGGTTTATATTATGACTTGTGAGAAACGTTTATGCATTgaacataaaatattgatattgcCTTTACATTTTGTACgcaaatatatgaatatatagcttatttactttttaaaagatCTATAAGTTTTGgaaaacaattcaaaaaaaaggTATAATCCCAGAAGTGATTACCTAATTGTGTATCTTGCAACTAAAGATTACAAGACCTGAAGTCTGTAAATAAATCTCAACTATGTTGGATGTTAAGTTTAAAAGTAAAATTCtcgaactttttttttgtaatgatgcatatatataggaaaatatatattttcacactAGTAATATTGTCCTGCAGACACATGAttgggaaaataatttttttaaaaaaaatttatacttGTCTCTTTGAGACTTAAAGAAACAATGAGCTATTGATTTAAGATAATAAATTACATCTAGTAGATTATGATCCATTCTCCTGAAGAGAATAGGATATTTATACCACAAATAGTATTGTTCAAGAAAATGAACATAAAAGTGGTTGTAGACGTGAATGTGGATATAAATAAGGTCAAGATCCAAAGAGTTTCTTTTTAGAACTCATACTCTCACTTGAAGTTGAGAAATAAAGAAATACCCAAGAATTTCTATTTAAAACTCATTCTCTCACTTGAAGTTGAGAAAATAAAGATGATAAGAGATATGATTCAATCATCCAAATATGAGAGAAAATTATTGTGAGTACAATACAAGGTAGTAAAACCTTATATAATGTTCCAGAAGGATATATATGATGCTCCAGAAGAGTACATAATATTACTACACATAAGAATGCAATTTAAAATCCTTATTGCATCATATTCTTATTCTTATAAGTCTCAAAAGTTAAAATGATTTGAGAAATAATACATGACCCATGTATGGTATGTtattgattcaaaaaaaaatgagattCATTCGAGATTGATAAGCCTATAGTAATATCATCTCGAGAGGAGGAGTTAAAGAATCTCACATTTAATAATAAGTCAAACATCCAAAAGATTATGTTTGCACTAAAACTAAGATTGATGaattattctcaaaggaaatCTGTGGGATTTTGACACTTGTTGAGACAGTAAGCAAAAtaaatgctatatatatttcaattcAGAAATATTTCTCAAGGCAGTATAAGTATTTTAGAGAAAGTATATACAACCTCTTATAGATTGTACTACACAAAGATTTAGTGCAATGGAGATAAATACAGAGTAAACCAGAAGTTTACAAAATACTTGGCATGAACCAGTTAGACCATTTTGGTTCAGTAGTGATGTGAAAAGATACATAAAGATTTATGAATATTCATTGAAGAACCAGAAGATTCTTACGAATGATTtcacatatgttttttttctcataAGATAAAATGAAAATACGGTTTTCACCAGCTAAATGAAATTATTGGCGTGAATAATGGAAATGTTGGTGGACTGATCACCCACTATGCATCTTTATGATAGTAGTGAATTCACGTCTTAAAGTCTTTGACGACTATAGAAAAATCACTAGGATAAGTGATAAACATTTTGAGCAACACTAATTCGCATCAAGCCAACAAGTAATTAATGGTTCTCCACGTCATTGGTAGTGGGTCAGAAACCAACCATTTTCCATCTAAGAATGTTGGATGTGTGATATACATTCCAATTGCTCCACCACAGAGCTTTAAGTAAGATGTGTTTTCAAATGAAGTTGGAATACATGTTGGATATGAATCTCCATTGATTCTTAAGAATCTAGAGCCATCCCCGAAGGATATAAGTAAGACTCGATTTGAATGCCAAAATTGAATTAGTATTTCCAACATAAGAGTGAGAAAATAAACAGCTGGAAAGAATATAAGTTCGAATGAATTATCATTGATCCTCGGACTAAAGATAAGTCCgaaaaataattcaattataTAGCTTAGTAAATCAGTTGCCAGACACATTTACTGACCCAAATAAATATAGTGATCAAATCACATATACCAGCTGTAAATGCTCCAAATAAGAATTGATATTCCAGAAGAACAATATCAAACTGCCAGTTACGCCTGAAGCATAGTAAACATATTGGTTCCAAAGATAAAATTCCTCGTAAGTGAAAGGAGCATAAAGTAATGGTCAAGAGGAATAAGAGTTTGTGAATGATCTCCAGAAGAGACATTAAACATGACTGAAAGAATTCAGGTACCTGAGACAATGAAGAGATCTCAATAAGTGATGTCATGTATGAAATAAAATGGAACTGATAAGCAAATCGACGTCAATGATATTTATGCCTAAAAAGTGGCAGTTGATATGATGAATGAGAAAGAGGATCATGAAAGAAAGTCTATTGAAAAGTGTACACAAATAAATGATTGGCCGAGTCAGAAAGAAACAATAGACAAAATACAAACTCTTGTGAAAGGGACAAGTATATGGACCAGTAGTCCATACACTAGAAAGTGTAAACAAGTGGGAAATGATTTGTTGCTCATTGAAAGATCAATATGGAATTGATTGTGAAGAGACATAGTCTCATGTGGTAGATGCAACTACTTTCAAGTTTCTTATTATTCTGAAAATAAATGAAGAATTTGAATTATACGACCCACTGAAAACTGGTAATCCCTAAGAGATAGAAtccctaaaatatataatcccTGAAGGATTTTTTATATCAAAGTCATGTTCCCGGGAACTCTAGCTATTCGATCGAAATATGTTTTATGGGATATATGAAATATGTGAAGTAAATCAATACATCTTTATATTTATCAAGTAATTATAGATCAATAGAATCAttgatttaaatattaataaaactcCTGAAGAGTTATAGAAAATTGTATTTTGTAAGAAAGCTCTTAACAATACAATATTGTCTTTATGTATTCCAAATTGGAGATCTAAAATTAGATGTTATCATAAAGATCCGTGAAGGATTTTATTTAAGATGCTCATATATGTTTGGTCTTGAAGTACCATATTTAAAGTGTTATTGAGCAAATTACTAATCTTTTTCATAACCAAAAAATGTAATTTCATATGACAAGAAAGAAAGTCATAATAGTTACGAATGAGTTATTCGTATGTACGAGATGAATGTCTAGACGATTGTATGTAAGAAGTTTGGTTTGAAGTCCAAATAGACTAAGAAAATATTGTCTATATCAAATAAGAATTGTGGACCAGAAATCTATAGACCTTGAATACTCTAATGGAAAGAGTATTACAATATTCTCAATTTCAAAAGGAGATTTCTCTTATTGGAATGCATATCCTGAAGATATTGCTTTCCGGAGAAGAAATGTGAAATATGTGtggttgtactctttttcctcatcaTGGTTTTTATCCCACTGGGTTTTTCCATGACAAGGTTTTAACGAGGCAACAAAGAACACACAAAAGATAGACACCCAAAGAGAATGTTACAATTAGGGAGATGAAAATCTATCATTGTTCTACAGTTTTGGAGATAAAAAGAATCCAAGAAATGATCAGATCATGAAGACTCATGCACTACTGAAGAATGGCAAAGTTCGTTTCCTACAAGTTCGTTCGAGTAAATATTTGGCTGTTTCATTCACCAAGACGCTACCCCTGCTACTTTCAAGAAGCTCACTCATCTTATTGAACTACGTTGTCTCAAAGATCTCGACGTATGTACATTTGAGGGGAAGTCATTGCACGCTGCACTCTTTTTCCTTTAACCATGGTTTTTTCCTATTGGGTTTTTctggtgaggtttttaacgaggcatCATCTTACGCGCATAATGGACATCAAGGGGAAGTGTTATGAATATTATGGTGATGTCATTATGGCAAGTCTTAAATATACTTGTTCTCCAAGTGGCTTTGTCCACAAGCTATTGTAATCTTATATAAAGGACTCATTACTCATGGAATAATACACACCaattcttctcttctcttgtcTTCTCTTCTTTGTTCAAAACACTGTCTTCTCTTCTTTGTTCAAAACACTTTTGCTTTATTATTGAACTTGATTAGTAATTGTTTGCcacatttttataaaatttagtgTACAAATTATACCATACTAAAAAGTTGAAATAATCGTTTCACTATGGCATTTGGTAAGTGTGTATTATATACTGAAGATGAAAATAAGATTTGAATGGCCGAAAGATGACACTGAAACATGGATCTCTCAATCATAATGCAACAGAACTTTCACTGGTATGCAAAACAAACACAACAAAAATATAACCAAAGAAACAACTTCCTACTATTTCTTAGGGCcctatttattattattgtaaGATTATATGATATGTGAAAAATGCAAGTATGCGAGTCCTCAAACACTGATTGTGTTTTGTCTATCCGCAGGTGCAACACATTGCCAGAGAGAACAATAAACCGGTATATCTGCCGGTTTCAACCCCAAAGCAGCGATGTTTCGTCCATATTCCTaataagaaatatattaaacCGATGATGTTACCACTTCTTTCTAAATGTAcaatttttagatatatatatatatatatatatatatataaaattctatTTGACACAATGAAGCGTGAGAAATGTTACCTGAGCATCAAGGAATAACTGCATACACATCTTGTCTGTTTCAGATACATTGTCGTCAGAGGCCCCTGATGCTGCACCTGCTCTTTTCTGTGCCTTTCTACGGAATTGCTGAAGCGATGACTCCGTTCTTCTTGCCTGTTAGCATATTCACTACAATCAGTATCTCTACCCCTGTTTTACTGATAGACCTGAGTCTAAAAGCTCACTTGTCATTTGTACTAATTAATAAACTTAGAAAGTgtttaaaacaaattacttaCCAAGCTAACAACTTCATCAGCTGATTCGTAATACCGCCTTGTAATATCAGTGACAGTGCCAAGCAGTATCTCCTCCCTTGTTTCCTGCGTCAAGTAATGTGTAGCCTTATCTCCCTCCAAAAAGGCCTGTTAATAGAGAGAAGGTGCAATAACCAACTCTTCAGAATCCATCACTCAAGTAACTACAAACGTTCTTCAAACCGCAACCCCAAAGCTGAATGAATACCTTTACATGACGCAATATGCCAACAACGTATGGTGAGTGTCTGACCGGCGGTGGTTTATTAGTCATCCTATATGTTGTTGTTATTCCTCTGACCTGCCTTAGGTCCTATAAAAGAGATGAAAGCATTGACCATGTATGATCCTTGGAGAATAACACTAACCTATTCAGCTATAAGTGATCGTTAAGGGCGCAAACAAATTTTGAAGTGCATAAATTAGACAATGGAATGGACCTAATGTTTTTTCAGGGCTTTACCTCAACAGATTTATCAACAATTATTTCAATAATTGTGTTGGTAAGTAAAGGTAGGACCTCCTTTAATTTATCTCCACCCTGTAACATGCTCGTCCTCACCACATCAAGAACTTCAGTGGAGCATGACGATAAATGGCGTGATATATGTCCAAGGTAATCGCCACAAACTTCAGAGACTAGATCATTTACATCATGTATAACCTGCAAGGATGTGTGAAACTCTAAATActccaataaaaaaatcaagCGATCAACCATATTGTATATATTACCAGCTTTCATGTATTTATGTGAACATCACATATTTCCAGTTCACCTATTTTCCGCAGCATTTTTTATCATTCTAGTTCTAAACATAGCTGCAGCTGACTCAATAAACACGAAAACGCAGAGATCTGAAAAGAAGTGGAGCTTAGAAACAATCCAGATAAAAAGTGACTTACATATACAAAATCTTCTGTAGTGGCTGAAACTGCCCAATCGCATCCAGGACTCGGGCTAGGATTACCCCTTCTAGTATGGAGGGAAGATGACACCCAAACGCAATATCTACATGTAATTAACACATTGTCAAAATGAGAACTGAAACAAAAACTAAGCATCGATAATTTTAGAGGCTGAAATTTCACAAACCTCGAAAGAAGCTGCAAGGTCAATCGAAGAAATTTATCAGCCGCGGAGAAAACGAGAACATCTTCTTCCCAGCATGAACGCAAGCTCTCCAAAAGAGTAGCGCTCTGTCTGAGTATTAAGTTCGGAGAACTCCGTTTATCTAAATCAGAATCCTGAATGAATACCAGAGAAGGAGAAGTAAGAGCAGAATCCAAGGCTCCAGCAATCTCCTGGAACCTGAAATTATGCATTTTAGATTTAGAGAAGCTGAAAAACGACTAATCTAACAGTAAGTCAACTTCCCATCTATGAtgtctcaaatacctcagtgaAAAGTATACTCCCACATTCCATTGCTTCATGAATTCGATATATACCGCTTCCGTTCGAAACTTAGTGACAGCAGTCCTTGACGGACAATAACCTTCATAAAAAGTATACTAAGGTATGACTCGcctaaaaatatccaaataatttcatttcctggtataaaattaaactatttgcTTATATGATACACATGAAGATTAGTTCACAATGCATCTAATTAGACATAAGGTTAAGCTCAGAGAAATATATAGATCAGCTATCCTACCTTCAAGATATGCCAAGAATTCCAAGCTTGCTTTGTAGTTCTTCAAGAACTGAGTAGGCCTTCCAGGAGAAAATGCTCCTGGTTTGACCTTCTGAATTGCCGAAAGAACTTCTTTCAGAATTGAATTTGCCAAGAAGTCGAAAACGTGCAAACCCGATTTGTCTGTTTTAGCAACAAGATACCAAGCAAAGAGTACAATgagtgaaatataaaataacaacaCTAAGAAGGAAACAGTGTCCAACTGTTATTAACGAACAAGATTGCTATTACATAACAATATGAAGATAATAAGTCATGAAATCTAGGTACTGTGTTAGTTGCGCAAAGTCCTTCTTAGATGTTTATGAATAAAATTCTTAACATAACTTTTAATAAGACAGTCGGAGATCTACAATAAATATAATCACAGAGAATTGGGCAAATTACCGGTTGAAGATATTCCTAGCAGCATTTTACAGTCCTTGGCAATAAAATGCTTGATCTGCTTGTAATCATTTTCAAGTTCATCTCCCGATGATCCAGCAGCATTATTTGATGTTTCAAGTGCaacaattttatgtataaatgGAGCCACAATCGTTGTACGAAAAATTTCTTCTGCGCTCTTGGTGTTATCAATGGCAGCATATGCACGCAGGCAGTTGTAAAGAACGCTTGTGTCGCTGTTGTTTAGCCCGTCAATGAAGGAATGACCCAGGCTAGCATCTAATAGCACATTAGCGCTCTGAATCCTCTTCTCCATGTTCTCAACGAAAGGCAGGTTCTGTACTGGCATAACAGGAAAAAGTAGTGAGCATCAGCCGCAAGACTTCCTATCGTCTTCTGAAGCTAACAAATACAGTGGAGTTTTTGAAACACCAGAGAGTTCACAATATCCTACCAGGTAGCATCATATATAATCTATTTCTTTAAGTTTTCTTTTGTCAGCAATTTTATCAAAGATAGTGAATTTTCCTAGCAGCCCAGCCATTTCTCAAGCCCCACACGCAATAACTAGTTTCTGATGGACATTGgacaaaaaattgaaactt comes from the Brassica rapa cultivar Chiifu-401-42 chromosome A01, CAAS_Brap_v3.01, whole genome shotgun sequence genome and includes:
- the LOC103862661 gene encoding conserved oligomeric Golgi complex subunit 2, whose amino-acid sequence is MSDLVTTLPSPSSAPRSASDFFSDPYDSHPLWFKPSLFLSPVFDSESYISELRTFVPFDTLRSELRSHLASLNRELVDLINRDYADFVSLSTKLVDIDEAVVRMRAPLLGLREKIAAFRGSVEAALFALRSGLQQRSDAASAREVLELLLDTFHVVSKVEKLIKVLPSAPSDWQKEDGGVSLRSSVSVENSTQQDGTTMRETQSMLLERIASEMNRLKFYMAHAQNLPFVENMEKRIQSANVLLDASLGHSFIDGLNNSDTSVLYNCLRAYAAIDNTKSAEEIFRTTIVAPFIHKIVALETSNNAAGSSGDELENDYKQIKHFIAKDCKMLLGISSTDKSGLHVFDFLANSILKEVLSAIQKVKPGAFSPGRPTQFLKNYKASLEFLAYLEGYCPSRTAVTKFRTEAVYIEFMKQWNVGVYFSLRFQEIAGALDSALTSPSLVFIQDSDLDKRSSPNLILRQSATLLESLRSCWEEDVLVFSAADKFLRLTLQLLSRYCVWVSSSLHTRRGNPSPSPGCDWAVSATTEDFVYVIHDVNDLVSEVCGDYLGHISRHLSSCSTEVLDVVRTSMLQGGDKLKEVLPLLTNTIIEIIVDKSVEDLRQVRGITTTYRMTNKPPPVRHSPYVVGILRHVKAFLEGDKATHYLTQETREEILLGTVTDITRRYYESADEVVSLARRTESSLQQFRRKAQKRAGAASGASDDNVSETDKMCMQLFLDAQEYGRNIAALGLKPADIPVYCSLWQCVAPADRQNTISV